The DNA segment TCCTGACGCTCTATTTCGGCATCAATACTCTACATCTCCTCGCGCAACCAGGACATGCTGCTCCAGGAGGTCGAGAACAACCTGCTGACGATCACCACCATCGAGGCCGGGAGCATCGACAGTCAGCTCGGCGAGGTCGCGCGTTTCACCCAATTGCTGCAGCACGCGCAGGAGTTCATGATCGTCTGTCCCCGGATCGATCGCGACGGCATCGAACAAGCGGCCGAGAAACTGCGTCTGAGCATTGCCGGGCATGATTTCCCGATCGTCGACCGGGCGACGGCGAGTTTCGGGATGACGCTCGCGCGTCCCGGTGAATCCATGAGCGCGCTGATCGCGCGTGCCGACTCAGCGCTCTACGCGGCCAAGGAGGCCGGGCGCAATCGCGTCCATTCCGCCGACTGAACGTCCCTGCGCGGGAACGAACGACATCACTGCTGGGAGTCCATGGTTTGACCCAAGAACTGCGTATCGGAGTGAACGGCCTGAACTGCGCGTCCTGTGTGGCGCGGGTCGAGCGTGTCATCGTCAATCATCCTGGCGTCGAATCAGCCGAGGTCAATCTGGCCTCGGGGCTGGCCCTGGTGCGTTTCGAGCAGACCTCGGTGCCTGAGCTGCTGGAAGCGATGCGCGCGGCCGGCTATGCGCCCGTGACCGAGTCGATCACGCTCGGCATCGGCGGGCTGAAATGCGCCTCGTGCGTGGCGGGTGTCGAGCGTCGGCTACGGGCGTTGTCGGGCGTGCTGGAGGCCGATGTCAATCTGAGCACCGAGTCGGCCAAGGTCGTCTATCTGCCGGCTACGGTGAGCCGCGAGCGCCTCGCCCAGAGCATCCGCGCGGCGGGCTATGAGGCGCGTCTGCCCGACCAGCCGCAGGAGAGCGACGAGACCCGGCAGGCACGCGAACTCGGCCGGCTCAAGCGCGATCTGTTGTTCGCCGCCGCCCTGAGTCTGTCGCTGCTGCTCGTCAGCATGGGACCGATGCTCCTGCCCGGACTGCACGGACTCATGGAACGGCTGGCGCCCATGGTCTTCTGGCATTGGCTGGAATGGCTGCTGGCCACGCCGGTCGTGTTCTGGTCGGGTCGGCGTTTCTTCAGCCGGGGCGTGAAGGAACTCACGCAGTTCAGTCCGGGCATGGACAGTCTGGTGATGCTCGGCAGTGGCGCGGCCTATGGGTATTCGCTGCTGGCCCTGACGCTGCCGCAACTCTTCCCGGCCGGGAGCGCGCATCTCTATTTCGAGGCCGCCGCCGTCATCGTCTCCCTGATCCTGTTCGGCCGGTATCTGGAGGCGATCGCCAAGGGCCGCACCTCGCAGGCGATCCGGCGTCTGCTCCATCTCCAGCCGCCGACCGCGCGCGTGCTCGACGCCGAGGGCGAGACCGAGATCCCGGCCGAAGCCGTGGTGCCGGGCGATGTGCTGCTGGTGCGTCCGGGCGAGCGCATTCCGGTCGACGGTACCCTGATCGAGGGTGCGAGCCATGTCGATGAGTCCATGATCAGCGGTGAGCCGACGCCGGTGCGCAAGGAACCGGGGGATGCGGTCATCGGCGGCACGCTCAACCAGACCGGCACCTTCCGCTATCGCGCCACGCACGTCGGCGCCGACTCGGTGCCGGCGCGTATCGTCCGGCTCGTGCAGGAAGCGCAGTCCGGCAAGCCGCCGATCCAGCGGCTGGCCGATCGCATCGCAGCGGTGTTCGTGCCGATCGTCATGGGGATCGCGCTCCTGACCTTCGGCGTCTGGCTGTGGCTGGGACCGGAGCCGGCGCTCAATCATGCCTTCGTCGCCGCCGTCAGCGTGCTCCTGATCGCCTGTCCCTGTGCTATGGGGCTGGCGACCCCGACCGCGATCCTGGTCGCCAGCGGGCGCGGGGCCGGTCTGGGGCTGCTGTTTCGGCAGGGCGCGGCGCTGGAGACCCTGGCACGGGTCGATACTGTGGTGTTCGACAAGACCGGCACCCTGACCGAGGGGCGACCCATGCTGACCGAGCTGACGGCCTTCGGTCCGGATGAGAACGCGGCACTGGCACTGGCGGCCTCCGTCGAGCGACACAGCGAGCATCCGCTCGGTGCAGCCATCGTCGCCGCAGCGCGGGCGCGTGGTCTGACCCTGAGCGAAGCGGATGAGGTCGAGGCGCGACCCGGACTCGGCATCCGCGCGCGGGTCGCCGGCCGGATGGTCGTCGTGGGCGCGCGGCGCTGGATGGAGGAGATCGGGGTGGATCTGGAGCCGACATCGAAGGGTGAGGGTCCGGCCGACTCAACGGCCACACTCATCCATGTCGCCGTCGATGGCGAGCTGGTCGCGGTGCTGGGCGTCTCCGACCCCATCAAATCCGGCAGCCGTGAGGCCATCGGGCGACTGGCCGAACAGGGTCTGGACGTCGCCCTGCTGACCGGCGACGGACGCCCCACCGCCGAGTCGGTCGCGCGCGAACTCGGCATCGGGCGCGTGCTGGCCGAGGTCATGCCCGCCGACAAGTCCGCTGAGATCGTGCGTCTGCAAGCCGAAGGGCGGCGCGTGGCCTTCGTCGGCGACGGCATCAACGACGCTCCGGCACTCGCCCAGGCCGATGTCGGCATCGCCATCGGCACCGGGACCGATATCGCCATCGAATCCGGCAGCGTGGTTCTGATGCGCGGCGACCCGCGCGGCGTGGCCGATGCCGTGGCACTGGCACGACGCACCCTGCGCACCATCCGGCTCAACTTCGTCTGGGCCTATGGCTACAACGTCGCGCTCATTCCGCTCGCCGCCGGGGTGTTCTGGCCCTTCACCGGCCGGCTGCTCGATCCCATGCTCGCCGCCGGTGCCATGAGTCTGTCGAGCCTGTTCGTCGTCACCAACAGTCTGCGGTTGCGCACGGCCCTGTCAGGCTGAGAACAGCGCCGCCGCCGCCCGAGGCGCGGACGGAAAATAGAGGTGCAGATAGCTGGCCTGGAGCGATCCCAGACGATAGACGGGTTCGCCCGCCTGCCCGTCGCGCCGGCGTCGGCTGAAGGCGACCGGCGCGACCGGCGTCTCCATGGTCGAATGATGGAAGCTGTGACCGCGCAGCCGACCGAGCGGCGTGTCGAGCGACTGCATCCCGAGTCCGGCCAGACGCGCCTGCATCCGGCCGCGTCCCGGCAACAGCCCGGCCAGATCCGCGCCCTGCCCCGTCTTGTCGGTCAGATGCTCCAGCAGATAGAGCATCCCGCCGCACTCGGCATAGAGCGGACGACCGGCGTCGACATGGGCGCGCAGGGCGCGCTTCATACTCGTATTGGCGGCGAGCGCCTGGAGATGCAGCTCGGGATAGCCGCCGGGCAGATAGATGGCATCGGCGCCGACGTCCGGGTCGGCGAGCGGCGAGAAGAAGCTGAGTTCCGCCCCCAGCGCTTCGAGCAGACGCAGATTGTCGGCATAGAGGAAGGAGAAGGCCGCATCACGCGCGACCGCGATCCGGCGTCCGGCGAGCCAGGGTTGCAGCGGTTCGGACTCGGATTCGGATGCACACTCGGACAAGGACGGCGGCGCGAAGGCCACGGGTTCCGGTAGCTCGGCGAGCACCAGCCCGGCGAGCCGATCGGCCGCCGCATCGAGCCGGCGGTCCAGATCCGCGATCTCTGCCGCCTGGACCAACCCCAGATGCCGACTCGGCAACGCGGCCTCGGTCAGACGCGGGATGGCACCCAGATAACGCACCGACTCCGGCACCCCAGCCGCGATCATCTCGGCATGTCGGGCACTGCCGACCTGATTGGCCGCGATCCCGGCGAAACGCAGCGACGGCCGATAGCTCGCCAGCCCCAGCGCCAGCGCGCCGAAGGTCTGACCCATGCCGCGCGCATCGATCAGGGCCGCGACCGGCAGCCCGAAGGTCTCGGCCAGATCCGCACCCGAGGGCGAGCCGTCGAACAGCCCCATCGCCCCCTCGACCAGGATCAGATCCGCCTCGCCCGCCGCCTCGTAGAGCTTGTGCCGACACAGCGCCTCGCCGACCATCCACAGATCCAGCGGCCCGACCTCGGCACCGCCGGCGCGTGCCAGGATCATGGGATCGAGAAAATCCGGCCCGGTCTTGAACACCCGCACCCTCCGCCCGAGCCGGCGATGATGACGGGCGAGCGCCGCGACCACAGTGGTCTTGCCCTGACCGGACGAGCAGGCGGTGAGGAAGAGCGCAGGACAGTGGCGGATGACGGAGTCCGACATGGATTACAACTGTTACCTCATACCTTGCGCCGCACGCACCATCGCCAGACAACGATCAGGCGGATCGAGTCCGGCACCGGCACTCACACCGAGCCCCCGAAATCCGCTTTGCCCGCCTGCACCCGATCCAGCACCCCACGCACACTGGCCACCAACCGCTCGATCGGCTTCTTGTGCGCCCGGTACTTGAGCTTCAGCAACTCCATCTCGGCCCCCGCCTCCAGGATGAAGTCGTCACTGGTTTGGATGGCATCGACCAATCCCAGCTCGACCGCGCGCCGGCCGTGCCAATACTCGCCGGTCGCCACCCGCTCCAGATCCAGACTGGGCCGGTACTCGGAGACGAACGCCTTGAACAGCCGATGCGTCTCTTCCAACTGCTCGCGCAGCTTCTGGCGCCCCTCGTCCGTATTCTCGCCGAAGAGCGTCAGGGTGCGCTTGTACTCCCCGGCCGTATGCAGCTCGAAGTCCACACCATAGCGTTCGAGCAGGCGATGGAAGTTGGGCAGTTCGGCCAGCACCCCGATCGAGCCGATGACGGAAAAGGGCGCGGCGATGATGCGATCCGCGACACAGGCCATGAGATAACCGCCGCTGGCCGCCACCTTGTCGACGGCGATCGTGAGCGGAATCCCCTTGGCACGCAGTCGCGCCAGTTGCGAGGCCGCCAGTCCATGTTCGCTGACCATGCCGCCGGCATTGTCGAGCCGCACCAGCACCTGATCGCCTTCGCGCGCCTCCTGGAGCAGGGTCGTCACCAGCACCCGCAGCGCGCTGACCTCGCTGGCGCGAATGTCTCCATTGAACTCGATGATGAACAACCGCCGCTGCTCCTGATCGCCGGTCTTCTCGCGTTCCTTCTCGCGCTTGCGCTCCTGCTTGAGAAACGCCTTGTACTCTTTCTCCGGCAGCGAGATTTCTTTGAGCGCGTAACTGAGCGAGCGATAACGCGCCTTGAGATCCGTGATCTCCAGTTGCTCGCGCTGCAGGCCGCCGCCGGCGCGCACGCGCAACGCCAGCACGATCAGCACCGCGATCCCGGCCAGCAGGGTCAGGGTCTTGGCCAGGAAGAAGAGATAGTCGATCGATGACTCCAGAAACAATTCCAGCATGGGCAAAGAACCTTCCAAGGTGAAATGGGCCGCGACTCACACCGCGATCGGTGCGCGAATCGCCGGATGCGGATCGTACCCCTGGATCTCGATGTCCTCGAAGCCATAGTCGAACAGCGTCGCCGGTCGGCGCTTGAGCACCAGACGCGGCAGCGTACGCGGCTCGCGTCCGAGCTGGGCGTGGACGATCTCCGGGGTCAGATGATTGCGATACAGATGCAGATCGCCGAAGGTATGGATGAACTCACCCGGCTCCAGATCGCACTGCTGGGCGATCAGGTGCGTGAGCAGCGCATAGCTGGCGATGTTGAACGGCACACCGAGAAAGAGATCGGCACTGCGCTGATAGAGCTGGCAGGACAGCCGCCCATCGGCGACATGGAACTGGAACAGACAGTGACAGGGCGCGAGCGCCATGCGTCCGGCGCGCACATTGTCCTGGGGGCTGAGCGTCTCGTCGGGCAGATCGGCCGGATTCCAGGCCGAGACCACCAGCCGGCGCGAGTGCGGTCGGGTGCGGATGGTCGCGACCAGTTCGGCGAGCTGATCGATTGCGCGTCCGTCCGGCGCCGGCCAGGCACGCCACTGCGCCCCATAGATCGGGCCGAGCGCGTCATGCTCCGTCGCCCACTCGTCCCAGATGCGGATGCCGTGTGCACGCAGCCAGCCGTTATCGGTCGAGCCGGACAGGAACCACAGCAGCTCGCCCACCACGCTCTTGAAATGCACGCGCTTGGTGGTCAGCAGCGGAAAGCCCTCGGCCAGATCGAACCGCACCTGCCGCCCGAAGACCGCGCGCGTCCCCACACCTGTACGGTCGGCCTGATCCCGGCCGTTGGCGATGACGTCGCGCAGAAGATCCAGATAGACCTGCATCGCGGTCAGACCGTCGCCGGGCCGAGCAGCAGCGAGCGCCCGTCCATGACCTCGGGAATCGGAATGCCCATCAGATTGAGCACCGTCGGCGCGATGTCCTTGATCCCGCCGCCGATGGCCAGCCGCCAGGGCACCTCGTCGACGATCAGACAGGGCACCGGATAGAGACTGTGCTGGGTGTGCGGATCGCCCGTGACCGGATCGACCAGCTCGTCGCAGTTGCCGTGGTCGGCGGTGAGGATCACCGAATAGCCGCCCGCGACCGCCGCGTCCATCACCCGCCCGGCCTCGCGATCCAGTACCTCGACCGCCGCGATCACCGCCTCGCGCACCGCCGTGTGCCCGACCATGTCGCCATTGGCGAAGTTGACGACGATGAAGGGATAGACCTGCTGCCCGATGGCCGCGATCACGGCATCGGCCACCTCGGGCGCGCTCATCTCGGGCTTGAGGTCATAGGTCGCGACCTTGGGCGAGGGGATGAGCACCCGCTCCTCGCCCGGATAGGGTTCGTCACGCCCGCCATTGAAGAAGAAGGTGACATGGGCGTATTTCTCGGTCTCGGCGCAATGGAACTGCGGCAGACCGTCGTTGCTCAGCACCTGACCGAGCGTGATCTTAGGCATGTCGTGATCGAAGGCGATCGGCAGACCGTACCACTGGTCGTACTCCATCATGCAGGTCACTTTGACCCCAGTGACGCCACGCCGGTCGAAGTGCTCGAAATCCGGCTTGAACAGCGCCGAGACCAGTTGGCGCGGCCGATCCTTGCGGAAATTGAAGTGGATGACCTGATCGCCGCTCCGGATGGTCTCGCCGCCCTCGATCAGGGTCGGACGGATGAACTCGTCGTCCTCGCCTTCGGCATAGGCGGCTTCGATGGCCGCGCGCGCACTCTCTGCCCGACGCCCTTCCCCATCGACCAGCGCACGCCAGGCCAGCTCGGTGCGCTCCCAGCGGTTGTCGCGATCCATGGCGTAATACCGGCCCGAAACGCTGGCGATCCGGCCGCCGGCCACTTCGAGCGCATTCTCGACGCTCTTGAGATAATTCAGCGCCGAGCGCGGCGGGGTGTCGCGTCCATCGGTGAACATATGCACCATGGGGCGCGCGCCCTGATATTTGCACAGCTTGATCAGGGCGTTGAGATGATGGACATGGCTGTGCACGCCGCCGTCCGAGACCAGCCCCATCAGATGCAGCGGACGGTTCTGAGCCGCCGCCGCCTGCGCCGCCGCGACCAGGGCGCGGTTCTCGTAGAAACTGCGGTCGGAGATGGCCTGATCGATCAGCACCAGATCCTGACGCACCACACAGCCGGAACCGAGCGTCATGTGCCCGACCTCGGAATTGCCCATCTGACCGTCCGGCAGTCCGACCGACAGCCCGGATGCCTGGATGGCCGTGTGCGGATGGGTCGAGAAATAGCGATCCAGATTGGGCGTGCGCGCGATCGCCACGGCATTGTTGGCCTTGGACGGATTCAGACCGAAGCCGTCGAGGATGATCAGGACGACGGGACGGCGTGGGACGTTCTTCATCAGTGACTCCGCGAGAAACTCGACCCTTCCGGGCCGGGAGCGAGCGTGTTCGTCGACCGTCATGATCCGGCTGTCGGCCCACTCGCAAAATCGGCTATTCTAAACGGCCTCCGACCTCATCGCCCGACTTTAAATTCCTGCCTCCATGACCACACGGCCCCATCGCCCCCGCCCAGACGACACCCAGCCCGCACGCGACCCCTTCGTCGACTGGGTGCGCGAGGCCACGCCCTATATCCACGCCCATCGCAGCCGGATCTTCGTCATCGCCTTCGGCGGCGAGGCGGTGGCCGACGCGCGCTTCCCCGAGCTGGTGCACGACATCGCCCTGCTGCACGGACTCGGTATCCGGCTGGTGCTGGTGCATGGCGCGCGGCCCCAGATCGAGCAGCGTCTTCGCGATCAGGGAGCCGAACTGCGCTATGTCAACGGTCTGCGCGTCACCGACGACCGCGCACTCGCCTGCGTCAAGGAAGCGGCCGGCATGGTGCGGGTCGAGATCGAGGCCCTGCTGTCGCTGGGGCTGGCCAACTCACCCATGGCCGGGGTACGCATCCCGGTGGTCTCGGGCAACTTCATCACCGCCCGTCCGCTCGGGGTCATCGACGGGGTCGACTATGCCCATACCGGCGCGGTGCGCCGCGTCGATCATCGCACCCTGCGCCTGCTGCTCGATCAGGGCATGGTCGCCCTGATGCCGCCGCTCGGCTACTCGCCCACCGGCGAGGTCTTCAATCTGAGCGCGGCGGATGTGGCGCGCAGTGCCGCCGTCGCCCTGGGCGCCGACAAGCTGATCTTCCTGACCGAATGCGCCGAGACCAGCCAACGACCGCCACTGGCGCCGAACCTGCTCGCGCGCGACGTCGATGCCCTGCTGGCGGCCGAGACGCTCCCCGACGAACTCGCGACCTGTCTGCGTGCCGGCGCCGAGGCCTGCCGCCACGGTATCCGCCGCGTACATCTGGTCGAGCGCGGCGACCCTGGCGCGCTGTTGCGCGAACTCTTCACCCACGACGGCAGAGGGACGCTCATCTCAGCCGAACCCTACGAGGATCTGCGCCCGGCGCGCATCGACGACGTGACCGGCATCCTGGAACTCCTGCGCCCGATGGAAGAGCGCGGCGTGCTGGTGCGCCGTTCACGCGAACGCCTCGAAACCGAGATCGAGCGCTTCCACATCACCGAGCGCGACGGGCTCGTCACCGCCTGCGCCGCCCTCTACCCCTATCCGGACGACGACATGGCTGAACTCGCCTGTCTGGCCGTCCACCAGGACTATCGCGGCGGGCGGCGCGGCGAGCGGCTGCTGGAGCATATCGAGCGACTGGCACGCGCCCAGGGCATCCGCCGGCTGTTCGTGCTCACCACCCAGACCGCGCACTGGTTCCAGGAACGCGGCTTCCAGCCCGCCGGACTCGACGCCCTGCCGATGGAGAAGCGCGCCCTCTACAACTTCCAGCGCAACTCCAAGGTCTTCATCAAGCCGCTTTGAACCTGGACGCCGTTCGAGACACAAAGGAACCTTGGTTTTCGCATGATCGCTTCCGCTCAGTCCGCTCAAGCCATGACACGCAACGATTTTCGCTTCCCGGATGCGCTCTATCGGATGCTGCCACGTCTCGGGTTCGCCGCCCTCATGCTGCTGCCGGTCGTCCTGGCGATCGGACTATCAACCGATACCCAGGCACAGGAGACCCGCACTCAGACCGCGCTCCCGACAGGCACCGAGTCGACGTCCCTGCCCACCAAGGCCCGCATCGAGGAACAGCTCGCCGCGCTCGAATCGAGCAGCGGACTCGACGAGACGCTCAAATCCAGCCTGAGCGAACTCTACCGGCGCGCGCTCGCCAGTCTCGGCGACATCGAGAAGTTCGACGCACGCCTCTCTGAGCTGACCGAAGCGCTCAAGACCGCGCCCAAGCAGACCCAGGAACTCCAGAAGTCGCTGGAGCGTCGCTCGGCCGCCGGCGCATCCAAGCCGCCCGCACTCCCCAACGGCCTCACGACGGATCAGATCAGTCAGCAACTCAATCAGGTGCTCGCGGATGCCGCCGCGCACGAGATCCGCGTCAGCGAACTGAGCAAGCTCATCGACGCCGGTCAGACGCGACCGGCGACGGCGCGCGAGCGTCTGATCGTCATCAAGCAGGCCCTGGATACCCTGGACCGGGATCTCCAGCAGGTCACGCCCACGGGCGAGGCGCCCGAGCTGACCCAGGCCCGACGCTGGGCCTTGGAGACCCAGCGTCAGGCCCTGTGGAGTGAGGCACGGATGCTGGAACAGGAGTTGCTCGGGCATTCGGCCAATGAGGCCCTGATCAAGGTTCGACACGACCTGGCCACGATCGAGTTGCGCGATCTGCGCGCCCGACAGCGCGCACTCGAAGAGGCGCTGAGCGAACGGCGCGCCGAGCAGGCGCGCGCCGAGCAGCTCGCGTCCGAACGCGCCCAGCGCGAGGCCGAGGACAAGCATCCGCTGATTCGCGATTTGATCCGGCAGAACGCGGTCCTGACCGGGGCGCTCGGCGAGAGCACCCAGCGGCTCTCGGGACTGAGCGAAGAACTGGCACGGATCGAGGCCGAGCGCAAACGCATCGAAGAGGATTATCGCGGCGCCAAGCAGCGTCTGGAGGCGGCCGGTCTCACGCGCGCGCTCGGCCAGGTGCTGCTCGACCAGCGCAATCAACTGCCGGACCAGCGTCAGTATCGCGGTCAGATCCGCGCGCGTGAGAACCTGATCGCCGATGCCACATTGCGCCAGATCCGCTATCGCGAGGAGGATCGCCAACTGCGCGACCTCGATCGCTATCTCGAAGAGCTGGCGCTCACCGAACCGGACGTGCGGGCCAAGGACGTCCGTCCCGAGCTGCTGGAGGCGCTCAGACAGCGACGCAACCTGCTGCGCCAGGTCATCAAGAGCGAGGACGACTACATCCGCCGGCTCGGAGAACTGAACTATGCCGCCGAGCAGGTGGTGCTGGCGGCCAAGGGCTATGAGGACTTCCTGTCCGAGAATCTGCTCTGGGTCCGCAGCGCCGCCGCCATGGATCTGGAGACCCTGACGAATCTACCGGAGGCGCTCGGCTGGCTGGTCTCGGTGACGGGCTGGACGGAGGTGGCGCTGGCGCTCGGCGAACGCCTACGCCATTCCCCGCTCTTCTGGCTCGGTCTGGTGGTGAACCTCGCCCTGCTCTGGAAGAACCCGGCGCTGCGCCGCGCCATCCGTGCCCGCGCCGAACCCGTGCGGCGGGTACGCACCGACAGCATCCGCTTCACCCTGGAGGCCATAGGGCTGACGCTCATTGCTGCGTTGCCGGCGGCCTTCCTGTTCTGGCTCCTGGGCCAGCAACTGATGGTCTCGGGCGCGGCCACCGCCTATACGCGCGCCCTGGGCGCGGGTCTTACCCAGGTCGCCTTCGGACTCTACTGTCTGCGCTTCTTCCGCATCCTCTGCATGAACGGCGGCGTGGCCGACCGGCACTTTCGCTGGAAGGACCATACCCTGTCGCGTCTGCGCCGTGACTTCGGCTGGTTCACCCTGTACGTGATTCCGGTCGCGCTCGTCACCGTGGCGCTCTTCCAATACAACGACCCGATCTATATCAACAGTCTCGGGCGTCTGATGCTGATCGCCAGTATGCTGGGGGCGGCCGTCTTCTTCGCCCGTCTGCTCCATCCGGCTCAGGGGGCGATCAAGCACTTCCTGATCGATCATCCGGGCGGCTGGTTCTGCCGGCTGCGTCGACTCTGGTTCCCGCTGATCGTGAGTGTGCCGCTGTCGCTGGCGGTGCTGGCGGCGGTCGGTTATCTCTATACCGCCGGGGTGCTGTTCCAGTCGCTGGTCTATCAACTCTGGGTCGTGCTGGGCCTGATCGTGGTGCATCAGAGCGTCGTGCGCTGGCTGAGCATCACGCGCCGGCGCATTGCCCTGCAGGCCGCACTGGAGCGTCAGGCGGCACGCCGTGCCCAGGCCGAGGGCGGCGAGCGCGGCGAGTCGAGTGCAGTGCCCGATGTCTTCCAGGTCGATGAGGCCGAGCCGGATCTGGCCGCACTCGACGAGCAGACCCGGCGTCTGATCAATGCCGCGATCTTCATGGCGGGCGTCATCGGATTGTGGGCGACCTGGTCGGAGGTGCTGCCTGCCTTCAGCGTGCTAAAACGCTTCGCGCTCTGGCATTACAGCGGCCTCGTCGACGGCGCCGAGCAGCCGATCCCCGTCACCGTAGCCGACATCGGCGTGGTGATCCTGATCCTCGTCGTGGCGACCATCGCCGCGCGCAACCTGCCCGCGCTGCTCGAAATCCTGCTGTTGCAGAGCAATACGCTCTCGGCCGGTGCACGCTACACCATCAAGACCCTGTCGAGCTATCTGATCACCACCTTGGCCTTCCTGATGGCCTTCGCCACCCTCGGCCTCCAGTGGGGGCAGATCCAATGGCTGGTCGCCGCAC comes from the Allochromatium tepidum genome and includes:
- a CDS encoding mechanosensitive ion channel domain-containing protein; translation: MIASAQSAQAMTRNDFRFPDALYRMLPRLGFAALMLLPVVLAIGLSTDTQAQETRTQTALPTGTESTSLPTKARIEEQLAALESSSGLDETLKSSLSELYRRALASLGDIEKFDARLSELTEALKTAPKQTQELQKSLERRSAAGASKPPALPNGLTTDQISQQLNQVLADAAAHEIRVSELSKLIDAGQTRPATARERLIVIKQALDTLDRDLQQVTPTGEAPELTQARRWALETQRQALWSEARMLEQELLGHSANEALIKVRHDLATIELRDLRARQRALEEALSERRAEQARAEQLASERAQREAEDKHPLIRDLIRQNAVLTGALGESTQRLSGLSEELARIEAERKRIEEDYRGAKQRLEAAGLTRALGQVLLDQRNQLPDQRQYRGQIRARENLIADATLRQIRYREEDRQLRDLDRYLEELALTEPDVRAKDVRPELLEALRQRRNLLRQVIKSEDDYIRRLGELNYAAEQVVLAAKGYEDFLSENLLWVRSAAAMDLETLTNLPEALGWLVSVTGWTEVALALGERLRHSPLFWLGLVVNLALLWKNPALRRAIRARAEPVRRVRTDSIRFTLEAIGLTLIAALPAAFLFWLLGQQLMVSGAATAYTRALGAGLTQVAFGLYCLRFFRILCMNGGVADRHFRWKDHTLSRLRRDFGWFTLYVIPVALVTVALFQYNDPIYINSLGRLMLIASMLGAAVFFARLLHPAQGAIKHFLIDHPGGWFCRLRRLWFPLIVSVPLSLAVLAAVGYLYTAGVLFQSLVYQLWVVLGLIVVHQSVVRWLSITRRRIALQAALERQAARRAQAEGGERGESSAVPDVFQVDEAEPDLAALDEQTRRLINAAIFMAGVIGLWATWSEVLPAFSVLKRFALWHYSGLVDGAEQPIPVTVADIGVVILILVVATIAARNLPALLEILLLQSNTLSAGARYTIKTLSSYLITTLAFLMAFATLGLQWGQIQWLVAALGVGIGFGLQEIIGNFISGLIILFERPVRVGDIVTIGDTTGVVTNIRIRATTIRNWDKQELLVPNKEFITGRLLNWTLTDQMNRISIPVGIEYGSDPRKALELLARIAEEHERILDDPAPLVGFDGFGDNALLLVLRCYMDSLDGRIGVITELNQTIYDTFRAEGIQIAFPQREVRLYTSEPLDIRLHGDMESAGKRLRLTKTRAPGRRR